The Deinococcus wulumuqiensis R12 genome has a window encoding:
- a CDS encoding lipid II:glycine glycyltransferase FemX: MRLTLQAITDPHAYDEVVSRMPITSALQGWGYGEARRVLGQVPMRYLIKDGERTVGAVQLIRKRLVPGLSTLYAPRGPAIESLELLPAFAQAVRGVAKPTDVLLKIEPPYPYLAGENDEGQNLPAAFGPLTRAETEQPEHTIVADLRRSEDELFSGLHSMARRNVRTAQKLGVVAGRDDDFEAFWEIFTATNERAKLGAFPREYYETMLREANSYGGEAYLVLSRYQGKALAGGFFVAMGKGTYYLFGGSVRDDRVGEDGKPLKDSKAPDAFYWNAMLDAQQRGYEFFDFWGIPRVLDESKHSYGVFKMKLKFSEQRVWYPAYELPLSPLAPLVKRALRRRKDQNNLRKRGTTDDVL; the protein is encoded by the coding sequence GTGCGCCTGACCTTGCAAGCCATCACCGACCCCCACGCCTACGACGAAGTGGTGAGCCGAATGCCCATCACTTCGGCCCTGCAGGGCTGGGGCTACGGCGAGGCGCGGCGGGTGCTGGGGCAGGTGCCCATGCGCTACCTGATCAAGGACGGCGAGCGCACGGTGGGCGCGGTGCAACTGATTCGCAAGCGGCTGGTGCCGGGGCTGAGCACCCTCTACGCGCCGCGTGGCCCCGCCATCGAGTCGCTCGAACTGCTTCCCGCCTTTGCCCAGGCGGTGCGCGGGGTCGCCAAACCCACCGACGTGCTGCTGAAAATCGAGCCGCCGTACCCTTATCTGGCGGGCGAAAACGACGAGGGCCAGAATCTTCCCGCCGCGTTTGGGCCATTGACCCGCGCCGAAACCGAGCAGCCCGAACACACCATCGTGGCCGACCTGCGCCGCAGCGAGGACGAGCTGTTTTCCGGCCTGCACTCGATGGCCCGGCGCAACGTCCGCACCGCCCAGAAACTCGGCGTGGTGGCGGGGCGCGACGACGATTTCGAGGCCTTCTGGGAAATCTTTACCGCCACCAACGAGCGGGCCAAGCTGGGGGCCTTTCCCCGTGAGTACTACGAAACCATGCTGCGCGAGGCGAACAGCTACGGCGGCGAAGCCTACCTCGTTCTCTCGCGCTACCAGGGCAAGGCACTGGCGGGCGGCTTTTTCGTGGCGATGGGCAAAGGCACCTATTACCTCTTCGGCGGCAGCGTGCGCGACGACCGCGTGGGCGAAGACGGCAAGCCGCTCAAGGACTCCAAGGCTCCCGACGCCTTCTACTGGAACGCGATGCTCGACGCCCAGCAGCGCGGCTACGAGTTCTTCGACTTCTGGGGCATTCCCCGCGTGCTGGACGAAAGCAAGCACTCCTACGGCGTGTTCAAGATGAAACTGAAATTCAGCGAGCAGCGCGTGTGGTATCCGGCCTACGAACTGCCGCTCAGCCCGCTTGCGCCGCTGGTGAAAAGGGCACTGCGCCGCCGCAAAGACCAGAACAACCTGCGCAAGCGCGGCACGACGGACGACGTGCTGTAA
- the aroA gene encoding 3-phosphoshikimate 1-carboxyvinyltransferase, translating into MTDRLPATFDVIVHPARALRGELRAQPSKNYTTRYLLAAALAEGETRVVGAATSEDAEAMLRCLRDWGAGVQRVGDDAVIRGFGARPRPGVTLNPGNAGAVARFLMGVAALTIGTTFVTDYPDSLGKRPQGDLLAALERLGAKVSSVEGRLPIGISGPVRGGMVEVSAERSSQYASALMFLGPLLSQGLELRLTGDIKSHAPLRQTLDTLAAFGVQARASDDLSRISIPGGQSYRPGRVLVPGDYPGSAAILAAAAILPGEVRLSNLREHDLQGEKEAVNVLREMGADIVREGDTLTVRGGRPLRAVRRDGDLFTDAVQALTAAAAFATGETTWENVATLRLKECDRISDTRRELERLGLKASETQDSLSVTGGGQLAGGVTADGHGDHRMIMLLTLLGLRAEAPVRITGAHHVRKSYPQFFAHLEALGAQFEYVEATRP; encoded by the coding sequence ATGACCGACCGTCTCCCCGCCACCTTCGATGTCATCGTTCACCCGGCGCGGGCGCTGCGCGGCGAACTGCGGGCGCAGCCGAGCAAGAACTACACCACCCGCTACCTGCTGGCGGCGGCGCTGGCCGAGGGCGAAACCCGCGTGGTGGGCGCGGCGACCAGCGAGGACGCCGAGGCCATGCTGCGCTGCCTGCGCGACTGGGGGGCAGGCGTGCAACGGGTGGGTGACGATGCCGTCATACGCGGTTTCGGAGCACGTCCCCGGCCCGGCGTGACCCTCAACCCCGGCAACGCGGGCGCGGTGGCCCGCTTTCTGATGGGCGTGGCGGCCCTGACCATCGGCACCACGTTCGTCACCGACTACCCCGACTCGCTGGGCAAGCGGCCCCAGGGCGACCTGCTGGCGGCGCTGGAGCGGCTGGGCGCGAAGGTGAGCAGCGTGGAAGGACGCCTGCCCATCGGCATTTCCGGCCCGGTGCGCGGCGGAATGGTCGAGGTCAGCGCCGAGCGCAGCAGCCAGTACGCCTCCGCGCTGATGTTCCTGGGGCCGCTGCTGTCGCAAGGGCTGGAACTGCGGCTGACGGGAGACATCAAGAGCCACGCGCCGCTGAGGCAAACCCTCGACACGCTGGCGGCCTTCGGCGTGCAGGCGCGGGCCAGTGACGACCTCAGCCGCATTTCCATTCCCGGCGGGCAGAGCTACCGCCCCGGACGGGTGCTGGTGCCCGGCGACTACCCCGGCTCGGCGGCGATTCTGGCGGCGGCGGCCATCTTGCCCGGCGAGGTGCGGCTGTCCAACCTGCGCGAACACGACCTGCAGGGCGAAAAGGAAGCCGTGAACGTGCTGCGCGAGATGGGGGCCGACATCGTGCGGGAGGGCGACACCCTGACCGTGCGCGGGGGCCGCCCGCTGCGGGCCGTGCGGCGCGACGGCGACCTGTTCACCGACGCGGTGCAGGCACTCACCGCCGCCGCCGCCTTCGCCACGGGCGAAACGACCTGGGAAAATGTCGCCACCCTGCGCCTGAAGGAGTGCGACCGCATCAGCGATACCCGCCGCGAACTGGAGCGCCTGGGCCTGAAGGCGAGCGAAACCCAGGACAGCCTCAGCGTGACGGGCGGTGGGCAACTGGCGGGCGGCGTCACCGCCGACGGGCACGGCGACCACCGCATGATCATGCTGCTGACCCTGCTGGGGCTGCGGGCCGAGGCCCCCGTTCGGATTACCGGAGCGCACCATGTCCGCAAAAGCTACCCGCAGTTTTTCGCGCATCTGGAAGCGTTAGGGGCGCAGTTCGAGTACGTGGAGGCGACCCGGCCATAA
- a CDS encoding GNAT family N-acetyltransferase: MTTIRPATPADLAAALDIYNAVYPDHAKTLEETEHFLAGLRDNPLQPHVQDWLAEVGGRPVGTARLWQAPWMFHPDRYHLELAVLPEFRRRGIGAALFGTAQRHWQGRGAREVLAGAKETEADALPMLERQGFREVMRFFDNVLRLDGFDAAQWEAEMRLPEGVRAATFADLQTELGEEAAWLAYYACQTEARLDVPRTAPATHTPFEEFVKHRSQPRLVPENIWLAVTEGSEVVALSELWRDSSDPARLNIGLTGTRRAWRRRGLGLALKLRGMVQAQQHGIREIWTSNASNNAPMLALNDRLGFRRQPAHVECQWGGAEDRRA; the protein is encoded by the coding sequence ATGACCACCATCCGACCCGCTACCCCCGCCGACCTCGCCGCCGCGCTCGACATCTACAATGCCGTTTATCCCGACCACGCCAAGACCCTGGAAGAAACCGAGCATTTTCTGGCAGGGTTGCGGGACAACCCCCTCCAGCCGCACGTTCAGGACTGGCTGGCCGAAGTGGGCGGGCGGCCCGTCGGCACGGCGCGGCTGTGGCAGGCCCCCTGGATGTTTCACCCGGACCGCTACCACCTCGAACTGGCGGTGTTGCCCGAGTTCAGGCGGCGGGGCATCGGCGCGGCGCTGTTCGGGACGGCGCAGCGGCACTGGCAAGGACGCGGAGCACGGGAAGTGCTGGCAGGCGCGAAAGAAACCGAGGCCGACGCGCTGCCCATGCTGGAGCGCCAGGGCTTCCGCGAAGTGATGCGCTTTTTCGACAACGTGCTGCGGCTGGACGGATTCGACGCGGCGCAGTGGGAGGCCGAGATGCGGCTGCCGGAAGGGGTGCGGGCCGCCACCTTTGCCGACCTGCAAACGGAACTGGGTGAGGAAGCGGCGTGGCTGGCGTACTACGCCTGTCAGACCGAGGCGCGGCTGGACGTGCCCAGAACCGCGCCCGCCACCCACACCCCGTTCGAGGAGTTCGTCAAGCACCGTTCCCAGCCCAGACTCGTTCCCGAGAACATCTGGCTGGCGGTCACGGAAGGCAGTGAAGTCGTCGCCCTGTCGGAGTTGTGGCGTGACTCCAGCGACCCGGCGCGGCTGAACATCGGCCTGACGGGGACGCGGCGGGCGTGGCGGCGCCGGGGGCTGGGACTGGCGCTCAAACTGCGCGGCATGGTGCAGGCCCAGCAGCACGGCATCCGCGAAATCTGGACGAGCAACGCGAGCAACAATGCGCCCATGCTGGCGCTGAACGACCGCCTCGGCTTCCGGCGCCAGCCCGCGCATGTGGAGTGCCAGTGGGGTGGGGCAGAAGACCGCCGGGCATAA
- the meaB gene encoding methylmalonyl Co-A mutase-associated GTPase MeaB gives MSPAHPLAAPLLAGNRRALAKAITLVESHRPEHEREAQALLTELLPHAGHSLRVGLTGVPGVGKSTLIEALGMFLAEAGHKVAVLAVDPSSKRTGGSIMGDKTRMPQLTVHPNAFIRPSPSGGTLGGVARRTRETITLCEAAGYDVLLVETVGVGQSETQVAGMTDLFVLLTLHGAGDELQGIKRGIMEMSDLCVVNKADTDPRAAIRAQTELRSALTLLTPHDAPWRPAALRASAVTGEGIPELWAKIQEYAATVDLAAKRRAQTAVWFDDLLREAVWRAFLAGHDPARLRELRAQVERGEKAAVAAVGEVMAHPTAQPT, from the coding sequence ATGTCCCCCGCTCACCCCCTGGCCGCGCCGCTGCTGGCGGGAAATCGTCGCGCTCTGGCCAAGGCGATTACGCTGGTCGAGTCCCACCGCCCCGAACACGAGCGCGAAGCCCAGGCCCTGCTGACCGAACTGCTGCCCCACGCGGGCCACTCGCTGCGCGTGGGGCTGACCGGGGTGCCGGGGGTGGGCAAAAGCACGCTGATCGAGGCGCTGGGGATGTTTCTGGCGGAGGCGGGCCATAAAGTTGCAGTGCTGGCGGTGGACCCGTCGAGCAAGCGCACCGGGGGCAGCATCATGGGCGACAAGACGCGGATGCCGCAGCTCACCGTGCATCCGAACGCCTTTATTCGCCCCAGTCCCTCGGGCGGCACGCTCGGCGGCGTGGCCCGGCGCACCCGCGAGACGATCACGCTGTGCGAGGCAGCGGGCTACGACGTGCTGCTGGTCGAAACGGTGGGCGTGGGCCAGAGCGAAACGCAGGTGGCGGGCATGACCGACCTGTTCGTGCTGCTCACGCTGCACGGCGCGGGCGACGAATTGCAGGGCATCAAGCGCGGCATCATGGAAATGAGCGACCTGTGCGTGGTCAACAAGGCCGACACCGACCCCCGCGCGGCCATTCGCGCCCAGACCGAGTTGCGCTCGGCCCTCACCCTGCTGACCCCCCACGACGCGCCCTGGCGCCCCGCCGCGCTGCGGGCCTCGGCGGTGACGGGTGAGGGCATTCCCGAACTGTGGGCCAAGATTCAGGAGTACGCGGCCACCGTGGACCTCGCCGCCAAGCGCCGCGCCCAGACCGCCGTGTGGTTCGACGATCTGCTGCGCGAGGCCGTGTGGCGGGCCTTTCTCGCCGGACACGACCCCGCCCGGCTGCGCGAGTTGCGGGCGCAGGTGGAGCGCGGAGAGAAGGCGGCGGTGGCGGCGGTGGGCGAGGTCATGGCCCACCCGACGGCCCAACCGACGTAG
- a CDS encoding YiaA/YiaB family inner membrane protein codes for MTQYTNPDVLGDSPAWLSFIWIAFGISLTLMIVGIYYLPVNWWIRGYLYMGTLFLTASTLTLSKSLRDKHEYERLVNRVKNARTEQVLSKYDG; via the coding sequence ATGACGCAGTACACCAACCCTGACGTGCTCGGCGACTCTCCCGCGTGGCTCAGCTTCATCTGGATTGCCTTCGGAATCAGCCTCACCCTGATGATCGTCGGCATCTACTACCTGCCGGTGAACTGGTGGATTCGCGGCTACCTGTACATGGGCACGCTGTTCCTGACCGCCAGCACCCTGACCCTGAGCAAGAGCCTGCGCGACAAGCACGAGTACGAGCGCCTGGTCAACCGGGTCAAGAACGCCCGCACCGAGCAGGTGCTGAGCAAGTACGACGGCTGA
- a CDS encoding MFS transporter — MTLPTPSRPAAALPASPLPSPWVLSAFWFGTAFLWLMLLTIYMPAHVVGFMGEGNKGTYLGLLNAIGAAIALVVPPLVGAHSDRTGRRLPYLRLGVGVNLAGLTVMGAAVALLAGSAGFWIYVLGFVLVQLGNNYATAPYSALIPQLVPPEQRGRYSGAMGTLQALGQLLGAAAGIAIGSHYGVSLPFVLMGLLLLGAAVVTLRGVVERAEQVAPTAPGQVMSWRELFAHAPFRWVFITRVLFALGQYSVQPFLQYYAGDVLRQKDPVMSSSLMLACIVVASIISAVLGGRLSDRIGRKPVIYFAGTVMTVMALLLLAAPSFAVALVLAFCFGLGFGAFTSVDWALGADAMPSKSSYARDMGIWHVAFVAPQFVNLPMGGLLDWGNRQGENFGYVLVFGSAALFFLLGVVLVRNVPESNRHGSAGQG; from the coding sequence ATGACACTTCCCACCCCTTCGCGGCCTGCCGCTGCCTTGCCCGCTTCCCCGTTGCCCAGTCCCTGGGTGCTGTCGGCGTTCTGGTTCGGCACGGCCTTTTTGTGGCTGATGCTGCTCACCATCTACATGCCCGCGCATGTGGTGGGCTTTATGGGCGAAGGCAACAAGGGCACCTACCTGGGGCTGCTCAATGCCATCGGCGCGGCGATTGCCCTGGTCGTGCCGCCGCTGGTCGGGGCGCACTCGGACCGGACCGGGCGGCGGCTGCCCTACCTGCGCCTGGGCGTGGGGGTCAACCTCGCGGGCCTGACCGTGATGGGCGCGGCGGTGGCGCTGCTCGCCGGAAGCGCGGGGTTCTGGATCTACGTGCTGGGCTTCGTGCTGGTGCAACTGGGCAACAACTACGCCACCGCGCCGTACTCGGCCCTGATTCCCCAGCTCGTGCCGCCGGAGCAGCGCGGGCGCTACAGCGGGGCGATGGGGACCTTGCAGGCGCTGGGGCAACTGCTGGGCGCGGCGGCGGGCATCGCCATCGGCAGCCACTACGGGGTCAGCCTGCCCTTCGTGCTGATGGGGCTGCTGCTGCTGGGCGCAGCGGTGGTCACCCTCCGGGGCGTGGTGGAACGGGCGGAACAGGTGGCCCCCACCGCGCCGGGCCAGGTGATGTCCTGGCGTGAACTGTTCGCCCACGCGCCGTTCAGGTGGGTGTTCATCACGCGGGTGCTGTTTGCGCTGGGACAGTACAGCGTGCAGCCCTTTTTGCAGTACTACGCGGGCGACGTGCTGCGGCAAAAAGACCCGGTGATGAGCAGTTCGCTGATGCTGGCGTGCATCGTGGTCGCCTCCATCATCTCGGCGGTGCTGGGCGGGCGGCTGAGTGACCGCATCGGGCGCAAACCGGTGATTTATTTCGCGGGGACGGTCATGACCGTCATGGCCCTGCTGCTGCTCGCCGCGCCGAGTTTTGCCGTGGCACTCGTGCTGGCGTTCTGCTTCGGCCTGGGCTTCGGGGCCTTTACCAGCGTGGACTGGGCGCTGGGCGCCGACGCCATGCCGAGCAAGAGCAGCTACGCCCGCGACATGGGCATCTGGCACGTCGCCTTCGTCGCGCCGCAGTTCGTCAACCTGCCGATGGGCGGCCTGCTCGACTGGGGCAACCGTCAGGGCGAAAACTTCGGCTACGTGCTCGTGTTCGGCAGCGCGGCGCTGTTTTTCCTGCTGGGCGTGGTGCTGGTGCGCAACGTGCCCGAGAGCAACCGGCACGGGAGCGCAGGGCAGGGCTAA
- a CDS encoding GNAT family N-acetyltransferase → MTPFALRDPVYPADAAAIAQVRSAADPSWPVTAEGVRHEFESRDPDFFQTQVVAEQGGRVVGVGGIGHDSFSHEDWRYWGGLHVHPDARGQGVGTALYDELVRRVRGRGSREIRTMLSDLPHDAAGVEFLRKRGFAAKWERYESSLHTRDADLHAFDALMARVEAGGVRLKSLPELAGDPRRNRLLYELDWLLFQDVPMGLTLTRRSFEQWVKDELDDPSLRPELSFVAVDPTRNDPLTGPYVGYSTIGWNAAGNYAYIGMTGVRREDRGRGIAKALKVAAMRALHAAGGGEIKTFNDSPNRAMLGMNEQLGFRRTATRTRYELTLKEES, encoded by the coding sequence ATGACCCCCTTCGCCCTGCGCGACCCCGTTTATCCCGCCGACGCCGCAGCGATTGCCCAGGTACGCAGCGCCGCCGACCCGAGTTGGCCTGTGACCGCCGAGGGGGTGCGGCACGAGTTTGAGAGCCGCGACCCCGACTTTTTTCAGACGCAGGTGGTGGCCGAGCAGGGCGGGCGCGTGGTGGGCGTCGGCGGCATCGGGCACGACAGCTTTTCGCACGAGGACTGGCGCTACTGGGGCGGGCTGCATGTCCACCCGGACGCACGCGGGCAAGGCGTCGGCACCGCTCTTTACGACGAGCTTGTGCGGCGGGTGCGCGGGCGCGGGTCCAGGGAAATCCGCACGATGCTCAGCGACCTGCCCCACGACGCGGCGGGCGTGGAATTCCTGAGAAAGCGGGGCTTTGCGGCAAAATGGGAACGCTACGAATCCAGCCTCCACACGCGGGATGCCGACCTGCACGCCTTCGACGCCCTGATGGCGAGGGTGGAGGCGGGCGGCGTCCGGCTCAAATCGCTCCCCGAACTGGCAGGCGACCCCCGGCGCAACCGCTTGCTGTACGAACTCGACTGGCTGCTGTTTCAGGACGTGCCGATGGGCCTCACCCTCACCAGGCGCTCCTTCGAGCAATGGGTGAAGGACGAACTGGACGACCCCTCGCTGCGGCCCGAGCTGTCCTTCGTGGCGGTGGACCCCACGCGAAACGACCCGCTGACCGGGCCGTATGTCGGCTACAGCACCATCGGCTGGAATGCGGCAGGAAACTACGCCTACATCGGCATGACGGGCGTGCGGCGCGAGGACCGGGGGCGCGGAATAGCCAAAGCGCTCAAGGTGGCGGCGATGCGGGCACTTCACGCGGCGGGCGGCGGCGAAATCAAGACGTTCAACGACTCGCCCAACAGAGCGATGCTGGGGATGAACGAGCAGTTGGGCTTCCGGCGCACCGCCACCCGCACGCGCTACGAACTCACTTTGAAGGAGGAATCATGA
- the trpS gene encoding tryptophan--tRNA ligase, giving the protein MSIPNSPRPRILTGDRPTGALHLGHLAGSLQNRVRLQHDYDTFILLADVQALTDNFDQPQKVRENVLEVALDYLAAGLEPDKVTCVVQSAVPELAELTVYFLNLVTVSHLRQNPTVKTEIAQKGYGEAIPAGFFVYPVSQAADIAAFRAQLVPVGDDQLPMIEQTREIVRRFGALYAPVLVEPKEMLSPVPRLPGLDGQAKMSKSLGNAILLKDSADEVARKVMGMYTDPGHLRASDPGRVEGNPVFTFLDAFDPDPARVQALKDHYRAGGLGDVKVKKHLIDVLDTVLSPIRERRAEYGRDPDTVLRFVTEGTARGREVAAQTLSDVRRAMGLFGH; this is encoded by the coding sequence ATGTCCATTCCGAACTCCCCCCGCCCCCGCATCCTGACCGGCGACCGCCCCACCGGAGCCTTGCATCTTGGGCACCTTGCCGGGTCGCTGCAAAACCGCGTGCGCCTGCAACACGACTACGACACCTTCATTCTGCTGGCCGACGTGCAGGCACTCACCGACAACTTCGACCAGCCGCAGAAGGTCCGGGAAAACGTGCTGGAAGTCGCGCTGGACTACCTCGCCGCCGGGTTGGAGCCGGACAAGGTGACCTGCGTGGTGCAGTCTGCCGTGCCCGAACTGGCCGAGCTGACGGTGTATTTCCTGAATCTGGTGACGGTGTCGCACCTGCGCCAGAACCCCACCGTCAAGACCGAAATCGCCCAGAAGGGCTACGGCGAGGCCATTCCCGCCGGGTTTTTCGTGTATCCGGTGTCGCAGGCTGCCGACATCGCCGCGTTCCGGGCGCAACTGGTGCCGGTCGGTGACGACCAACTACCGATGATCGAGCAGACCCGCGAAATTGTGCGGCGGTTCGGTGCGCTCTACGCCCCTGTGCTGGTCGAGCCGAAAGAAATGCTCAGCCCGGTGCCGCGCCTGCCGGGACTGGACGGGCAGGCCAAGATGAGCAAGTCGCTGGGCAACGCGATTTTGCTGAAGGACTCGGCGGACGAGGTGGCCCGCAAGGTGATGGGCATGTACACCGACCCCGGGCACTTGCGGGCGAGCGACCCTGGCCGGGTGGAGGGCAATCCGGTGTTTACCTTTCTGGACGCCTTCGACCCCGACCCGGCGCGGGTGCAGGCCCTCAAAGACCACTACCGCGCGGGCGGGCTGGGCGACGTGAAGGTCAAAAAGCACTTGATTGACGTGCTGGACACGGTTCTTTCCCCCATCCGCGAGCGCAGGGCGGAATATGGCCGTGACCCCGACACCGTTCTCCGCTTCGTCACGGAGGGCACGGCGCGGGGCCGGGAGGTGGCCGCCCAGACCCTGAGCGACGTGCGGCGGGCGATGGGGCTGTTCGGGCACTGA
- a CDS encoding NADPH:quinone oxidoreductase family protein → MSETMKAMLVERTGTPDVMQLRDVPRPAPRAGQVLLRVEAVGVNFADVLNVAGQYLTAPKLPHIPGMELAGTVEALGEGVSGVQVGQRVAALGGTGGLAEYAAVPAAGLVPVPDSFTPAQAAAFPVSYMTAYHALKTLGRGEAGEWVLVQAAAGALGTASVQLAVALGMKVIALASTEEKLQIARDLGADVTILQDDPERVQKVREAAGGQGVPLLLEAVGGARFEESLKMVAPLGRIVFIGNASREEVSLNPAALMKRNISVTGLWLTSLMTDPRISAAAAQGLTPLIASGKVVPQVGPTYALADSPRAFQDMLDRKTTGKVIIEPQR, encoded by the coding sequence ATGTCTGAAACCATGAAGGCCATGCTGGTCGAGCGCACCGGCACCCCGGACGTGATGCAGCTGCGCGACGTGCCCCGCCCCGCCCCCCGCGCCGGTCAGGTGCTGCTCCGGGTGGAAGCGGTGGGCGTCAACTTCGCCGACGTGCTCAACGTGGCGGGCCAGTACCTCACCGCGCCCAAGCTGCCGCACATTCCCGGCATGGAACTGGCGGGCACCGTGGAAGCCCTCGGCGAAGGCGTGAGCGGCGTACAGGTCGGCCAGCGCGTCGCGGCGCTCGGCGGCACGGGGGGCCTGGCCGAGTACGCGGCGGTCCCGGCGGCGGGGCTGGTGCCGGTGCCCGACTCGTTTACTCCCGCGCAGGCGGCGGCGTTTCCGGTGTCGTACATGACCGCCTACCACGCACTGAAAACCCTGGGACGCGGCGAAGCGGGCGAGTGGGTGCTGGTGCAGGCGGCGGCGGGGGCACTGGGCACGGCGTCGGTGCAACTGGCGGTGGCCCTGGGCATGAAGGTGATTGCGCTCGCCAGCACCGAGGAAAAACTGCAAATTGCCCGTGACCTCGGCGCCGACGTGACGATCTTGCAGGACGACCCCGAGCGTGTGCAGAAGGTCCGCGAGGCGGCGGGCGGCCAGGGCGTGCCGCTGCTCCTCGAAGCCGTCGGCGGCGCCCGCTTCGAGGAAAGCCTGAAGATGGTCGCGCCCCTGGGCCGCATCGTCTTTATCGGCAACGCCAGCCGCGAGGAAGTGAGCCTCAACCCCGCCGCCCTGATGAAGCGCAATATCAGCGTGACCGGCCTGTGGCTGACCTCGCTGATGACCGACCCCCGGATTTCGGCGGCGGCGGCGCAGGGCCTCACGCCGCTCATCGCCAGCGGCAAGGTCGTCCCGCAGGTCGGCCCCACCTACGCCCTGGCCGACAGCCCCCGCGCCTTTCAGGACATGCTCGACCGCAAGACGACGGGCAAAGTGATTATCGAGCCGCAGCGGTAA